From the genome of Paludisphaera mucosa:
ATTGGTTCTCCGGCACGGTCCGCATCGACCCGCTGTTCCAGGGCGGCGAACCGGCCCGCGCATCCGCCGCCAGCGTCACGTTCGAGCCCGGGGCCCGCACGGCGTGGCACACCCACCCGCTGGGGCAGACCCTGGTCGTCACGGCCGGATGCGGCCGGGTCCAGCAGGAGGGTGGGCCCGTCGAGGAAGTCCGATCGGGGGACGTGGTCTGGTTCCCGCCCGGGGTCAGGCACTGGCACGGGGCCTCGCCGACCACGGCCATGATCCACATCGCGATCCAGGAGCAGCTCGACGGCAAGGTCGTCGATTGGCTGGAACACGTGAGCGACGAACAGTACGGCGCGTGACGGCGTC
Proteins encoded in this window:
- a CDS encoding (R)-mandelonitrile lyase, giving the protein MEIQRNGSQPSRKGPADWFSGTVRIDPLFQGGEPARASAASVTFEPGARTAWHTHPLGQTLVVTAGCGRVQQEGGPVEEVRSGDVVWFPPGVRHWHGASPTTAMIHIAIQEQLDGKVVDWLEHVSDEQYGA